The following proteins come from a genomic window of Candidatus Angelobacter sp.:
- the recA gene encoding recombinase RecA has translation MPPKTTEKTAVESKTTEATRASAARQRDLDAAISTITKTYGDGSIMRLGDARAQTKIDVIPTGALAIDLALGVGGIPRGRVVEIFGPESSGKTTLMLHVIANAQKGGGLAAFIDAEHALDPGYAKKLGVNLDDLLVSQPDSGEEALTICETLARSNALDVIVIDSVAALVPKAELEGEMGMATMGMQARLMSQALRKLTAILAKSKTTCIFTNQLREKVGVMFGNPETTPGGKALKFYASVRIDIRRKDTIKDATGGAVGNHVKVKIVKNKVAPPFAEAEFDIIYNHGINKEGSILDVGIGCGALEKKGAWLQFNGELIGQGKDAAQKTLAEKPDLAKKIVEAILAKRNAPVEA, from the coding sequence ATGCCCCCGAAGACCACTGAAAAAACCGCCGTCGAGTCGAAAACCACCGAAGCGACCAGGGCTTCCGCCGCCCGACAACGCGATCTCGACGCCGCCATCTCGACCATCACCAAAACCTACGGGGATGGCAGCATCATGCGGCTCGGCGACGCGCGGGCGCAGACGAAGATCGACGTGATTCCCACCGGCGCGCTCGCAATTGACCTGGCCCTCGGCGTCGGCGGCATTCCGCGCGGCCGCGTGGTCGAGATATTCGGCCCGGAATCGTCAGGCAAGACGACTTTGATGCTGCACGTCATCGCCAACGCGCAAAAGGGCGGCGGCCTCGCGGCCTTCATTGACGCCGAGCACGCCCTCGATCCGGGCTACGCCAAGAAGCTCGGCGTGAATCTCGACGATCTGCTTGTCTCGCAGCCGGACAGCGGCGAAGAGGCGCTGACGATCTGTGAAACCCTCGCGCGGTCGAATGCGCTCGACGTAATCGTGATAGATTCGGTTGCCGCGCTCGTGCCCAAGGCCGAACTTGAAGGCGAGATGGGGATGGCGACGATGGGAATGCAGGCGCGGCTGATGAGCCAGGCACTGCGCAAACTGACCGCGATCCTCGCCAAGTCCAAGACGACCTGCATTTTCACCAATCAACTGCGCGAAAAAGTTGGCGTCATGTTCGGCAACCCCGAAACCACGCCCGGCGGCAAGGCGTTGAAATTCTACGCGAGCGTGCGCATCGACATCCGCCGCAAAGACACCATCAAGGACGCCACGGGCGGCGCGGTCGGTAATCACGTGAAGGTGAAGATTGTGAAGAACAAGGTCGCGCCGCCGTTTGCCGAGGCCGAGTTCGACATCATCTACAACCACGGCATCAACAAGGAAGGCAGCATCCTGGATGTCGGCATCGGATGCGGCGCCCTGGAAAAGAAAGGCGCCTGGTTGCAGTTCAACGGCGAGTTGATCGGTCAGGGCAAGGATGCGGCGCAGAAGACACTCGCGGAGAAGCCGGACCTTGCAAAAAAAATTGTCGAGGCGATTCTGGCGAAGCGGAACGCCCCGGTCGAAGCCTGA
- a CDS encoding tetratricopeptide repeat protein → MKKRRRKQADRQGSATSRPEAPRKPRPLRLAVIVLGAIAVAAVAKFAWRPHEKAPAPPDVFVPRPQGTLTFNKNIAPIIFHQCSPCHRPGQAAPFSLLSHADVKKKAREIADVIESRYMPPWLPEPGYGHFDGERRLSRDEIGLIKQWIAEGMVEGDPADLPSPPQWPAGWAVGKPDLILTLPSPYSLAAEGKDVYRNFVVPIPTDQRRYVRAVEFHPGNHKVVHHAFIEVDETRQSRHLTDSVEPPGFDGMQLPESVQMPGGQMLGWQPGKRPYVSPNGLSWVLEPNSDLVLQLHLHPSGTIETVAPSVGFFFTDTAPTNTAFRINLCRYTIDIPAGSKDYWIENRYELPIDVDLLAITPHTHYLGKELQGYALLPDGSKKWLILIKNWDFNWQGDYRYAEPVFLPKGTTLVMHFSYDNSAENIHNPGHPPKRVKYGLQTTDEMGELWFQVLPRNVAEREKLANDFFIKLTRDAVEENESLLRADPQDAEAHLRLGNALFFLRRIDEAVTHLRAAVRLHPDNDQAHSCLGGIYLGQGRLADAKAEYEAVLRLRPNDYQACGSLGFIFLREGDPRRAESYLESALSINPGDPISRALLGQLRNAKGGPPNRN, encoded by the coding sequence ATGAAGAAACGCCGGCGCAAACAGGCGGACCGGCAGGGCAGCGCCACCTCCAGACCCGAGGCACCCCGCAAACCGCGCCCCCTCAGGCTGGCTGTGATTGTGCTTGGTGCGATCGCTGTCGCGGCGGTGGCGAAGTTTGCGTGGCGACCGCATGAGAAGGCGCCTGCGCCACCGGACGTTTTTGTTCCGAGGCCGCAGGGAACGCTGACGTTCAACAAGAATATTGCGCCCATCATTTTCCATCAGTGCTCGCCCTGTCATCGGCCCGGCCAGGCGGCGCCATTTTCGCTCCTGAGCCATGCGGATGTGAAAAAAAAGGCCCGGGAAATCGCGGACGTGATTGAGAGCCGCTACATGCCGCCGTGGTTGCCCGAACCGGGCTATGGCCATTTTGACGGCGAGCGACGGCTGAGCCGCGACGAAATCGGCCTGATCAAGCAGTGGATTGCGGAAGGGATGGTCGAGGGCGATCCGGCCGATCTGCCATCGCCGCCCCAGTGGCCGGCGGGCTGGGCGGTGGGCAAACCGGATTTGATTCTTACCCTCCCTTCGCCCTATTCACTGGCCGCGGAGGGCAAGGACGTTTATCGCAACTTCGTAGTGCCGATTCCCACCGACCAGCGGCGGTATGTCCGGGCGGTTGAATTTCATCCCGGCAATCATAAGGTGGTGCATCACGCCTTTATCGAAGTTGACGAAACCCGCCAGTCAAGACACCTGACGGACAGCGTCGAGCCGCCGGGGTTCGACGGGATGCAGCTTCCGGAAAGCGTCCAGATGCCCGGTGGACAAATGCTCGGCTGGCAACCGGGCAAACGGCCCTACGTGTCGCCGAACGGATTGTCGTGGGTGCTGGAGCCGAACTCCGATCTGGTGTTGCAACTGCACCTGCATCCCTCCGGGACGATCGAGACCGTCGCGCCGTCCGTGGGTTTTTTCTTCACTGACACGGCGCCGACAAACACAGCATTCCGCATCAACCTCTGCCGTTACACCATCGATATTCCGGCCGGCTCGAAGGATTACTGGATCGAGAATCGTTACGAACTGCCCATTGACGTTGACCTGCTTGCCATCACCCCTCACACCCATTATCTCGGAAAGGAGTTGCAGGGTTACGCGCTCCTGCCGGACGGCTCGAAAAAATGGCTCATTCTCATCAAAAACTGGGACTTCAACTGGCAGGGCGACTATCGGTACGCCGAGCCGGTCTTTCTGCCCAAAGGCACAACCCTCGTCATGCACTTCAGCTATGACAACTCGGCGGAGAACATCCACAACCCCGGTCATCCGCCCAAACGCGTCAAATACGGCCTGCAGACGACCGACGAAATGGGCGAACTATGGTTTCAAGTCCTGCCGCGCAACGTGGCGGAGCGGGAAAAACTGGCAAACGATTTTTTCATCAAGCTCACGCGCGACGCCGTGGAGGAAAACGAGTCGTTGCTCCGCGCGGACCCGCAGGATGCCGAGGCCCATTTGCGGCTCGGTAACGCGCTGTTCTTCTTGCGGCGGATTGACGAAGCGGTGACGCATTTGCGCGCCGCTGTGCGGCTTCATCCCGACAATGACCAGGCCCACAGCTGTCTGGGAGGCATTTATCTCGGGCAGGGCCGCCTCGCCGACGCGAAAGCCGAGTACGAAGCCGTCCTGCGGCTGCGTCCCAACGATTACCAGGCGTGCGGGAGCCTTGGATTTATTTTCTTGCGCGAAGGCGACCCGCGCCGGGCGGAGTCCTATCTGGAAAGCGCTCTCAGCATCAATCCCGGCGATCCGATTTCCCGCGCGCTCCTGGGACAATTGAGGAACGCGAAGGGCGGCCCGCCAAACCGAAACTGA
- a CDS encoding nucleotidyltransferase family protein, which yields MRPKTLAEVAVLMRSGESFDFALRNFLDEFQMHPDASRLREEPALLIGAVIEGERWDAFLAATAELLAASHGFEPPNWSWQERRKLRRPWFAIPWAGLRAVLLVEALPRSGRETCSSAPTPSPGPRCVSMKAVILAAGKGTRMKELTNEVPKPMLNVKGRPILQHIIEGLRDAAGIREFCVVTGWRAGVIENHFGDGAKWNARISYSRQVVQDGTGKAPELAKDFVGSDNFLLTYGDILVPPEAYQRMIARFGEAAFSGLLTVTHGEDVTKGGLNFFDEQFCLKRLIEKPGAAQLEQLRAEGWLKSGQPVWYNAGIYVFRPLLFDFTARLQKSPRGEYELTDAISAMVAAGHRIAGLEIRGRWVDVRDPAVLAALEKNEL from the coding sequence ATGAGACCGAAGACACTGGCCGAAGTCGCCGTGTTGATGCGTTCAGGAGAGTCCTTCGACTTCGCCCTCCGCAATTTTCTGGACGAATTCCAGATGCATCCAGACGCGTCACGTCTGCGCGAAGAACCGGCGCTTCTGATTGGCGCTGTCATCGAGGGTGAACGGTGGGATGCTTTCCTGGCCGCCACGGCCGAGTTGCTGGCTGCGTCCCATGGTTTTGAACCGCCGAACTGGAGCTGGCAGGAACGTCGCAAGTTGCGGCGGCCATGGTTCGCGATTCCCTGGGCCGGGTTGAGGGCCGTTCTATTGGTGGAAGCCCTGCCGCGTTCCGGTCGCGAAACCTGTTCGTCAGCGCCAACGCCCTCGCCCGGGCCTAGGTGCGTTTCCATGAAGGCCGTCATACTCGCCGCCGGCAAAGGCACCCGAATGAAGGAACTCACCAACGAAGTTCCCAAGCCGATGCTCAATGTTAAGGGCAGACCGATCCTCCAGCATATCATTGAGGGTTTGCGCGATGCCGCGGGCATCCGCGAATTCTGCGTGGTCACGGGATGGCGTGCCGGGGTCATTGAAAACCATTTCGGCGATGGCGCGAAATGGAATGCGCGAATTAGTTACTCGCGCCAGGTCGTGCAGGACGGAACCGGCAAGGCGCCCGAACTGGCAAAGGATTTCGTTGGCAGCGACAACTTTCTGCTGACCTACGGCGACATCCTGGTACCGCCGGAGGCTTATCAGCGAATGATCGCGCGGTTTGGCGAGGCAGCTTTCTCCGGCCTGCTCACCGTGACTCACGGCGAGGATGTGACAAAAGGCGGCCTGAACTTTTTCGACGAGCAGTTCTGCCTGAAGCGCCTTATCGAAAAGCCGGGCGCAGCGCAGCTCGAACAACTTCGCGCCGAAGGCTGGCTTAAATCCGGCCAGCCGGTCTGGTATAACGCGGGCATTTATGTTTTCCGCCCCTTGCTGTTCGACTTCACTGCGCGACTCCAAAAGTCTCCGCGCGGTGAATACGAACTGACCGATGCCATCAGCGCCATGGTCGCGGCGGGCCATCGCATCGCCGGTCTCGAAATAAGAGGCCGGTGGGTGGACGTGCGCGATCCGGCGGTGCTCGCGGCACTCGAGAAAAACGAGCTTTGA
- a CDS encoding redoxin family protein, translated as MKSIRLTPRLVASVVCFLAPVFLATGFGAQSLGESPVAEHKSGSLTHAVALDLSGQSVAPFARADAKAVVFVFISVECPISNRYAPEIKRLDDEFAKSGVRLWLVYPDPDTTVDAIKQHQKDYQLPDRVLRDPHHALVRFARVRVTPETAVFLPDGRLVYRGRIDNRYLALGSERPEATQHELREVLEAVIQGKSSPYTSAPAVGCYIADAK; from the coding sequence ATGAAATCAATTCGATTGACACCGCGTCTGGTCGCATCAGTGGTGTGTTTTCTGGCGCCGGTCTTCCTCGCGACCGGTTTCGGCGCACAATCTCTTGGAGAAAGCCCGGTGGCGGAACACAAAAGCGGTTCCCTGACCCACGCGGTGGCGCTGGATTTGTCGGGGCAATCCGTCGCGCCGTTCGCCAGGGCGGACGCCAAGGCGGTCGTTTTTGTTTTCATCAGTGTCGAATGCCCGATCTCCAACCGGTACGCGCCCGAAATAAAACGGTTGGACGATGAGTTTGCAAAATCGGGGGTCAGACTCTGGCTGGTTTACCCGGATCCGGACACGACAGTGGATGCGATCAAACAGCATCAAAAAGACTATCAGCTGCCGGACAGGGTCCTGCGCGATCCTCATCACGCGCTGGTCCGCTTTGCCCGCGTGCGGGTCACCCCGGAAACGGCGGTGTTTCTGCCGGACGGAAGGCTTGTTTACCGCGGACGCATTGACAATCGCTACCTCGCGCTGGGAAGTGAGCGTCCGGAAGCCACGCAACACGAACTTCGCGAAGTGCTCGAGGCTGTCATTCAGGGAAAGTCGTCGCCTTACACGTCCGCCCCCGCCGTTGGCTGCTACATCGCGGACGCGAAATGA